The Seriola aureovittata isolate HTS-2021-v1 ecotype China chromosome 2, ASM2101889v1, whole genome shotgun sequence genome has a segment encoding these proteins:
- the LOC130184559 gene encoding kelch-like protein 10, which translates to MSEQERASVATFRLNSQRNEMEKRMSDKASAVLTEFRLEEKLCDVVIKVDDTEFSAHKIILCSCSRYFCTLFTGAWTTSRKQMYTIPGVSPEMMQLIVDYAYTHSVPVTEDNVVEVLAAADQLLVPGIVQACCFFLEDQLCQRNCIGIWRLVNFYNCPELKHKVFLYILRHFEEIVCVSQELLELSVQELVAIIENDHLNVKEENTVFETVLRWINHLPEQRQSLISVLLPKVRLGLMTLAYLQNVVMVNAAVTSSIECVPIIDEAVTACFLFRANKPSKSDYRNLLTRPRLPPDILLATGGNDFNCTMTNLEAYDARTNSWVTVRVEISRSHHGAAVLNSFVYLIGGCHRDSYLNTVQRFDFVTCTLHQVASMNYCRCYVSVVVQSGCIYAMGGFSGHTYYNTVECYKPETNQWTITAPMCQKRCGASATTLNGKVYICGGFNGHCSLSTAECYNPDTNLWTLIAPMRTCRSGLGVAAFRDNIYAVGGTCSGSYHMRSVEAYNPQTNRWRPMPSMNTNRSYFGIEVVNDQLFVVGGHKSSTLSTVERYNADTCMWYSDSNIERYRNGLSCCVLHGLPSVVEKLFPRGPLTPTNVEEAQS; encoded by the exons ATGAGCGAGCAAGAGCGAGCTTCTGTTGCCACCTTCCGCCTGAATTCTcagagaaatgaaatggaaaaacgCATGAGTGACAAGGCGTCTGCAGTCTTAACTGAATTTCGCCTGGAGGAAAAACTATGTGATGTGGTGATCAAGGTGGATGACACTGAGTTCAGCGCCCACAAGATCATCCTCTGTAGCTGCAGCCGCTACTTCTG CACTCTTTTCACCGGCGCCTGGACAACCTCAAGGAAGCAGATGTACACCATCCCTGGGGTGTCACCTGAGATGATGCAGCTCATCGTCGATTATGCCTACACCCACTCTGTTCCCGTGACAGAGGACAATGTGGTGGAGGTTTTGGCAGCTGCAGACCAGTTGCTGGTCCCGGGGATTGTTCAGGCCTGCTGCTTCTTCCTGGAGGACCAGCTGTGCCAGAGGAACTGCATCGGCATCTGGAGGCTGGTGAACTTCTACAACTGCCCAGAGCTGAAGCACAAGGTCTTCCTCTACATCCTGCGCCACTTTGAGGAGATAGTTTGTGTCTCACAGGAACTCCTGGAGCTCTCTGTGCAGGAGCTGGTTGCTATCATCGAAAATGATCATCTCAatgtgaaagaagaaaacactgtgtTTGAGACTGTCCTCCGCTGGATTAACCACCTGCCTGAACAAAGACAAAGCCTCATCTCTGTGCTGCTACCCAAG GTGCGACTGGGCTTGATGACCCTTGCCTACCTCCAGAACGTTGTGATGGTCAACGCTGCGGTAACAAGCAGCATCGAATGTGTACCCATCATCGATGAGGCAGTCACAGCATGTTTTCTCTTCAGGGCCAATAAACCCTCAAAATCTGACTACAGAAACCTATTGACTCGCCCACGCCTGcctcctgacattttattgGCCACCGGAGGCAATGATTTCAACTGTACCATGACCAACCTTGAGGCATATGATGCCCGAACTAACAGCTGGGTCACTGTGAGGGTTGAGATTTCTCGTTCTCACCACGGTGCTGCTGTTCTCAACAGCTTTGTGTACTTAATTGGTGGCTGCCACCGTGACTCTTACTTGAATACAGTGCAAAGGTTTGACTTTGTCACCTGCACGTTGCACCAGGTGGCATCCATGAACTACTGCCGCTGCTATGTCAGCGTTGTTGTGCAGAGTGGCTGCATTTATGCCATGGGAGGCTTCAGTGGACATACTTACTATAACACTGTTGAGTGCTACAAGCCCGAGACTAACCAGTGGACCATCACAGCACCCATGTGTCAAAAGAGGTGTGGGGCCAGTGCTACAACTCTAAATGGCAAG GTGTACATTTGCGGGGGTTTCAATGGGCATTGCAGCCTGTCCACGGCTGAATGCTACAACCCAGACACCAACCTTTGGACACTGATTGCACCCATGAGGACCTGCCGAAGTGGCCTTGGGGTCGCTGCCTTCAGAGACAATATCTATGCA GTTGGCGGCACCTGTAGTGGGAGCTACCACATGCGCAGTGTTGAGGCCTACAACCCCCAAACCAACAGGTGGAGACCCATGCCGTCCATGAACACCAACCGCAGCTACTTTGGCATCGAGGTGGTGAACGACCAGCTCTTTGTGGTCGGAGGACACAAAAGCTCCACTCTGTCAACTGTGGAGCGCTACAATGCGGACACCTGTATGTGGTACAGTGACTCTAACATTGAGAGGTACCGCAATGGCCTGAGCTGCTGTGTGCTGCATGGACTCCCCAGTGTGGTAGAGAAATTGTTCCCTCGTGGTCCCCTGACACCCACCAATGTGGAGGAAGCCCAGTCCTGA